AAAAGTTTGCTTTCTGCTTAAAACCGAGTACAATAGTCTTTGTATGTTTTGAACAGTCTATTCGTGAGTGAAAAAGAAACTCCCGGATGTGTGAACAAAATAGTATTTTAGGAGGAAAAATTAATGCCAACCATTAATCAATTGGTAAGAAAAGGCCGTCATTCAAAGGTCACTAAGTCAAAGTCACCTGCTTTGAATTACAGCTACAACAGTATGAAGAAGGAATCAGTATTCAACCCAGCTCCACAAATGCGTGGTGTTGCAACTCGTGTTGGTACTATGACTCCAAAGAAGCCTAACTCAGCTTTACGTAAGTACGCTCGTGTTCGTCTTTCAAACTTGATCGAAGTTACTGCTTACATTCCAGGTGAAGGCCACAACTTGCAAGAACACTCAGTTGTATTAATCCGTGGTGGTCGTGTAAAGGACCTTCCTGGTGTACGTTACCACATCGTTCGTGGTGCCCTTGATACTGCTGGTGTTGATGGCAGAAAGCAAAGCCGTTCTAAGTACGGTACTAAGAAAGATTAAAGGAGGAGTTAAATAATGCCTAGAAAAGGTCACGTAACTAAGAGAGACGTTTTAGCAGATCCAGTTTACAACTCAAAGCTTGTTACTAAGTTGATCAACCACTTAATGGTCGATGGTAAGAGAGCTAAGGCATCTTCAATCCTTTACGATGCTTTCAACATTGTTCAAGACAAGACTGGTAAGGAACCACTTGATGTATTTGAAGAAGCTATGAACAACGTTATGCCAGTTTTGGAAGTTAGAGCTCGTCGTATCGGTGGTTCAAACTACCAAATCCCAGTTGAAGTACGTCCTGAAAGAAGAACTACTTTAGGTTTAAGATGGCTTGTTTCATACGCTCGTTTACGTAACGAACACACTATGGATGAACGTTTAGCTAACGAAATTATCGATGCTTCAAACAACACTGGTTCAGCAGTTAAGAAGCGTGAAGATGTTCACCGTATGGCTGAAGCTAACCGTGCATTTGCACACTACCGCTTCTAATTTGTTCGTTTTAATTTAAGGAGAGAATAATTTATGGCTAACAAGCGTGAATTTCCATTAGCAAAGACACGTAACATTGGTATTATGGCCCACATCGATGCGGGTAAGACTACTACTACTGAACGTATCCTTTACTACACTGGTAAGATCCACAAAGTTGGTGAAACTCACGAAGGTGATTCACAAATGGACTGGATGGATGAAGAAAAGGAACGTGGTATCACCATTACTTCTGCAGCTACTACTGCACAATGGAAAGACCACAGAATTAACATCATCGACACCCCAGGACACGTTGACTTCACTATCGAAGTAGAACGTTCACTTCGTGTTCTTGATGGTGCCGTAACTGTTCTTGATGCCCAAGCTGGTGTTGAACCACAAACTGAAAACGTATGGCGTCAAGCTGAAACTTACGGTGTTCCTCGTATTGTTTTCGTTAACAAGATGGATAAGATCGGTGCTGACTTCGATAAGTCAGTTAAGTCATTGCACGAACGTTTAAACGCTAATGCCCATGCTGTTCAAATGCCAATTGGTTCAGCTGACACTTTTGAAGGTGTTATCGACTTAATCAACATGGTTGCCGACATCTACGACGAAGACAAGCTTGGTTCTAAGTGGGATACTGTTCCAGTTCCTGACGAATACAAGGAAGAAGCTGAAGCACGTCGTAACGACTTAATTGAAGCCGTAGCCGATGTTGATGACGGCATCATGGAAAAATTCCTTGGCGGTGAAGAAATTTCTAACGATGAATTAAAGGCAGCTATCCGTAAAGCTACTTTGGACTTGAAGTTCTTCCCAGTTTACGCTGGCTCAGCCTTCAAGAACAAGGGTGTTCAAATGATGCTTGACGGTGTTATTGACTACTTGCCATCACCACTTGACGTTAAGCCTTACGTTGCTCACAATCCTAAGACTGGTGATGAAGTTGAACTTATGGCTGACGATAAGAAGCCATTTGCAGCTCTTGCATTCAAGATCGCTACTGACCCATTCGTAGGTCGTTTGACTTTCATCCGTGTTTACACCGGTTCTCTTGAATCAGGTTCATACGTATTGAACGCTTCAAAGAACAGTCGTGAACGTGTAGGTCGTTTGCTTCAAATGCACGCCAACTCAAGAACTGAAATTCCAGAAGTATTCTCAGGTGATATCGCTGGTGCCATCGGTTTGAAGAACACCACTACTGGTGACTCATTAACTGACCCAGATCACCCACTTATTTTGGAAAGCTTGAAAGTTCCAGATCCAGTTATCCAAGTATCAGTTGAACCTAAGTCAAAGGCTGACCGTGATAAGATGGACGTTGCTTTGCAAAAGCTTACTGAAGAAGACCCAACTTTCCGTGCTGAAACTAACCCAGAAACTGGTCAAACCTTGATTTCAGGTATGGGTGAACTTCACCTTGACATCATGGTTGAACGTATGAGACGTGAATTTAACGTTGATGCTAAGATTGGTGAACCACAAGTTGCTTACCGTGAAACCTTCACCAAGGAAGCTAAGGCACAAGGTAAGTTTGTTCGTCAATCAGGTGGTAAAGGTCAATACGGTGACGTTTGGATTGACTTTACTCCTAACGAAGAAGGTAAGGGTTACGAATTCGAAGATGCCATCGTTGGTGGTGTTGTTCCTCGTGAATTCATTCCTTCAGTTGACCAAGGTTTACAAGAAGCTATGAAGAATGGTGTTCTTGCAGGTTACCCATTGATCGACGTTAAGGCTAAGCTTTACGATGGTAGTTACCACGAAGTCGACTCATCAGAAGCTGCCTTCAAGGTTGCTGCTTCACTTGCTTTGAAGAATGCTGCTTCAAAGGCTGGCGCAGTTATCTTGGAACCAATTATGAAGGTTCAAGTAACTACTCCAGAAGAATACTTAGGTGATGTTATGGGTTCAATCACTGCTCGTCGTGGTACCATGGAAGGTATGGAAGACAGAGCCGGTGCTAAGATCATCAACTCATTTGTTCCACTTTCAGAAATGTTTGGTTACGCAACTACTTTGCGTTCATCAACTCAGGGTCGTGGTACATTTACTATGGTATTTGATCACTACTCACCAACACCTAAATCAATTCAAGCTGACATCATTAAGAAGCGCGGCGGAGATGCTGAATAGCTTCCGTTAAGAACTGATTAATGCAGTTAGCTTAATTGAAAACAATTTCATATAAAAAAGAGTTATCATTTTTATTTTGATAACTCTTTTTTTGTAAATAAATTTAAGAAAAAAGTCGTAAACCCTTGATATTTAAGGAGGGACAAAGTACAATAGTCTTTGTGCTTATGGGACAGTGTGCCCTTAAGTGTGAAAATTGTTGTAAAGCGTTGACGCAAAAGGTTGCGGCACGCCAGGCTGCATTGCCACAGTGGCGTGCGGGGAATTTTTGCCGAGCGAGTCATCTTTTAAAGAAGACGTTAAGGAGGTAATTTAATGGCAAGTCAAACAATTCGTATTAGACTTAAGTCTTACGAACATGGTATTCTCGATGAATCAGCTGCTAAGATCGTAGCTACTGCAAAGAGAACTGGTGCTGAAATTTCAGGTCCAGTTCCTCTTCCAACAGAAAGAACTTTATTCACAGTTCTTCGTTCACCACACAAGAACAAGGACTCACGTGAACAATTCGAAATGCGCACTCACAAGCGTTTAATCGATATTTTGAATCCAACACCAAAGACTGTTGATTCATTAATGAAGCTTGATCTTCCAAGCGGTGTAGACATCGAAATTAAACTGTAATTTAAATAGAAAGAGGTGTAAACATGACCAAAGGAATCTTAGGAAGAAAAGTTGGTATGACTCAAATCTTTACTAAAGATGGTGTCCTTGTTCCTGTAACTGTTGTTGAAGCAACTCCTAACGTTGTTATGCAAGTTAAGACTGTTGAATCAGACGGTTACGAAGCAGTTCAATTAGGTTACCAAGACAAGCGTGAAGTTTTGAGCAACAAACCAGAAAAAGGTCATGCTGATAAAGCAAAGACTTCGCCTAAGCGCTTCATTCGGGAAATCCGCGGTGTTGAGCTTAAGGACTATGAAGTTGGCTCAGAAGTTACTGTGGATACATTTAAGGAAGGTGACGTTGTAAACGTTACTGGTACTTCAAGAGGTCATGGATACCAAGGTAACATCAAGCGTTGGGGCCAATCAAGAGGACCAGAAACTCACGGTTCAAGATACCACAGAATTCCTGGTTCAATGGGTTCCATCATTAACCGTGTACCAAAGGGCAAGCGTTTGCCAGGTCACATGGGTGTGAAGAAAGTTACCATTGAAAACTTAGTAATTGAAAAAGTTGTTGCAGACAAGAACGTATTGATGATTAAGGGTAACGTCCCAGGTGCTAAGAACTCATTAATCGTTGTTAAGACTGCTTCTAAAGCTGTAAAGGCTGATAAATAGGAAGGAGGACTAGAATGGCTAATTTAAAAGTTATGGATCAAAACGGTAAAGACTCTGGTGAAGTTACTTTAAACGATAAGGTTTTTGGTATTGAACCAAATGAAAGTGTCGTTTTTGAAGCAATTATTAGACAAAGAGCCGGCAAGCGTCAAGGTACCTCAAAGGTTAAGAATAGATCTGCTGTTCGCGGCGGTGGTAAGAAGCCTTGGAGACAAAAGGGTACTGGTCGTGCTCGTCAAGGTTCTATCAGAGCTCCACAATGGCGCGGTGGTGGTACAGTCTTTGGCCCAACTCCACGTTCATACGCATACACTATGCCAAGAAAGCAACGTCGTTTGGCTATTAAGTCAGTTCTTTCCCAAAAGTTGATTGACAATGATTTAATTGTTTTAGATAAGTTGACTATGTCAGCTCCTAAGACTAAGGAATTAGTATCAATGTTAAACGGCTTAAATGCTGACGGTAAAGTTTTAATTGTTTCAGATGATAACAATGTACAACTTTCCGCAAGAAACTTGACTAAGGTTAAGGTTGTTCCAGTTAATGGCTTAAACGTTGAAGATGCTGTTAACTATGGCAAGTTGATCTTAGATCAAGATGCTGTTAAGAAGATCGAGGAGGTTTTGGCTTAATGGACGCACGCGATATCATTTTAAGACCTGTCATTACTGAAAAGTCCACGAACTTAATGGATGATAAGAAGTACACATTCGACGTGCTTTTAACTGCAACCAAGACACAAGTTCGCAATGCTGTTGAAGAAATCTTCGATGTTAAAGTTAAGAACGTAAACATTATGAACGTTCGCGGCAAGGACAAGCGAGTAGGTCGTTACACTGGTAAGACCGCTCGTCGTAGAAAGGCTATCGTTACTTT
This is a stretch of genomic DNA from Lactobacillus crispatus. It encodes these proteins:
- the rplC gene encoding 50S ribosomal protein L3, with protein sequence MTKGILGRKVGMTQIFTKDGVLVPVTVVEATPNVVMQVKTVESDGYEAVQLGYQDKREVLSNKPEKGHADKAKTSPKRFIREIRGVELKDYEVGSEVTVDTFKEGDVVNVTGTSRGHGYQGNIKRWGQSRGPETHGSRYHRIPGSMGSIINRVPKGKRLPGHMGVKKVTIENLVIEKVVADKNVLMIKGNVPGAKNSLIVVKTASKAVKADK
- the fusA gene encoding elongation factor G; this encodes MANKREFPLAKTRNIGIMAHIDAGKTTTTERILYYTGKIHKVGETHEGDSQMDWMDEEKERGITITSAATTAQWKDHRINIIDTPGHVDFTIEVERSLRVLDGAVTVLDAQAGVEPQTENVWRQAETYGVPRIVFVNKMDKIGADFDKSVKSLHERLNANAHAVQMPIGSADTFEGVIDLINMVADIYDEDKLGSKWDTVPVPDEYKEEAEARRNDLIEAVADVDDGIMEKFLGGEEISNDELKAAIRKATLDLKFFPVYAGSAFKNKGVQMMLDGVIDYLPSPLDVKPYVAHNPKTGDEVELMADDKKPFAALAFKIATDPFVGRLTFIRVYTGSLESGSYVLNASKNSRERVGRLLQMHANSRTEIPEVFSGDIAGAIGLKNTTTGDSLTDPDHPLILESLKVPDPVIQVSVEPKSKADRDKMDVALQKLTEEDPTFRAETNPETGQTLISGMGELHLDIMVERMRREFNVDAKIGEPQVAYRETFTKEAKAQGKFVRQSGGKGQYGDVWIDFTPNEEGKGYEFEDAIVGGVVPREFIPSVDQGLQEAMKNGVLAGYPLIDVKAKLYDGSYHEVDSSEAAFKVAASLALKNAASKAGAVILEPIMKVQVTTPEEYLGDVMGSITARRGTMEGMEDRAGAKIINSFVPLSEMFGYATTLRSSTQGRGTFTMVFDHYSPTPKSIQADIIKKRGGDAE
- the rpsJ gene encoding 30S ribosomal protein S10, giving the protein MASQTIRIRLKSYEHGILDESAAKIVATAKRTGAEISGPVPLPTERTLFTVLRSPHKNKDSREQFEMRTHKRLIDILNPTPKTVDSLMKLDLPSGVDIEIKL
- the rplW gene encoding 50S ribosomal protein L23; the protein is MDARDIILRPVITEKSTNLMDDKKYTFDVLLTATKTQVRNAVEEIFDVKVKNVNIMNVRGKDKRVGRYTGKTARRRKAIVTLTNDSNDIKIFQDDNTEDNK
- the rplD gene encoding 50S ribosomal protein L4, which codes for MANLKVMDQNGKDSGEVTLNDKVFGIEPNESVVFEAIIRQRAGKRQGTSKVKNRSAVRGGGKKPWRQKGTGRARQGSIRAPQWRGGGTVFGPTPRSYAYTMPRKQRRLAIKSVLSQKLIDNDLIVLDKLTMSAPKTKELVSMLNGLNADGKVLIVSDDNNVQLSARNLTKVKVVPVNGLNVEDAVNYGKLILDQDAVKKIEEVLA
- the rpsL gene encoding 30S ribosomal protein S12 → MPTINQLVRKGRHSKVTKSKSPALNYSYNSMKKESVFNPAPQMRGVATRVGTMTPKKPNSALRKYARVRLSNLIEVTAYIPGEGHNLQEHSVVLIRGGRVKDLPGVRYHIVRGALDTAGVDGRKQSRSKYGTKKD
- the rpsG gene encoding 30S ribosomal protein S7, translating into MPRKGHVTKRDVLADPVYNSKLVTKLINHLMVDGKRAKASSILYDAFNIVQDKTGKEPLDVFEEAMNNVMPVLEVRARRIGGSNYQIPVEVRPERRTTLGLRWLVSYARLRNEHTMDERLANEIIDASNNTGSAVKKREDVHRMAEANRAFAHYRF